A region from the Salvia splendens isolate huo1 chromosome 15, SspV2, whole genome shotgun sequence genome encodes:
- the LOC121766878 gene encoding uncharacterized protein LOC121766878, translating to MASIRSDVCGSFESPIVISDDVLDERNRSIVNESSFDSSNLNEDGEFWDIGDPSYMCSHCGAIFWYEERLGKPTKPTNPRYSGCCMNGNIEIPKLTAPPDVLHQLMFSNDAKSSHYLKNIHSYNSMFGFTSMGGKVDNSVNTGGGPPVFRLYGQNYHLIGSLLPVDGCEPKFAQLYVYDTDDEINYRITSVRQRDAVNNLHSEIVSDLQHMLDKENVLVKSFRMAKEKIGLENQPNVSLRLLGKRGRDGRTHNLPSVSEVAMLVVGDFDEALGDRDIVVVKKSGQLQRISELHPSYLPLQYPLLFPYGEDGYKEDIGFSRNSSSSSTHRKSISPKEFFAFRLHERISEYSILLFGRRLFQQFVVDAYTMIETGRLTFVRTHQKRLRAELYSGLAEAVLRGETDGSRHGKQIILPSSFVGGARYMVQNYQDAMAIFVYTVEFQKRGLPHAHILLFLSNEDKHPKPQRIDEIISAELPDQATDPHYHEYVREFMMHRPCGVVRKSSPCMLNGRCSKYFPKKYLAATNIDDDGYPAYRRRDNGRVVMKDGVPLDNKYVVPHNRFLLMKYGGHINVEWCNQSRYIKYLFKYINKGYDRVTTSFFQSGEGGTERCIDEVSLYYDCRYISSCEAAWRIFGFEIQYKDPPIERLSFHLPDQQHVVFDEADDLDTVLNRKTIHESKFLAWMEANKIYSQGRDLTYGEFPTKFVWKKNRWEPRKQRYSIGRLFYVAPGSGDMYYHRCLLNIVKGASSYEDIRCVNGVQYDTFRDACFALGLLDDDKEYVDGIVEASFWASAHSLRLLFVSLLTSESISRPDFVWQRCWKYLSEDVLYNRRKLTNNPGMILSEDEIQNVALAEIEKLLQNLGKTLRDFHGLPYPDSHYFESSENKLIADELCYDRECLAREYLESISKFTGEQLSVHDTIMSSVHSNYGGIFFVYGYGGTGKTFIWRSLSVGIRSKGDIVLNVASSGIASLLLLGGRTTHSRFKIPINVNEDSMCNIKPGGALAELIVRAKLIIWDEAPMIHKHCIEAVDRTLRDIMRVCDELNRNKPFGGKTVVFGGDFRQILPVVPKGSRQDVVNATINSSYLWKSCTVLRLTKNMRLLNTENVHEASKLKEFSSWVASIGDGVIGGPNDGEVAIQLPIDIVLPNSGDPLRTIVSNVYPSYMNPEELISCLHGRAILAPTLEVVDEVNQFMISLDQSQGRVYFSSDSISNSDSTSNGLAEIHLGLKVFLNKLKCSGTPNHELLLKVGTPVMLLRNIDLSNGLCNGTRLIITRLGDYVLEGQVLGGHNIGHKVLIPRMSLIPSDPRLPFKFQRRQFPLAVSYAMTINKSQGQSLSHVGLFLRKPVFNHGQLYVAISRVTSREGLKILVCKDEVDEGNGDTTGFEVCDSGHKFKGQMLSKVRPSEK from the exons ATGGCGTCGATTCGCT CTGATGTGTGTGGATCATTTGAAAGTCCTATTGTTATAAGTGATGATGTTCTTGATGAACGCAATCGGTCTATTGTCAATGAGAGCTCTTTTGATTCATCCAATTTAAATGAAGATGGAG AATTTTGGGATATCGGTGATCCTTCGTATATGTGTTCGCATTGTGGGGCAATATTTTGGTATGAGGAACGTCTTGGCAAACCAACTAAGCCCACTAATCCAAGATATTCGGGATGTTGTATGAATGGAAATATTGAGATTCCTAAATTGACTGCTCCACCTGACGTTTTGCACCAATTAATGTTCTCCAATGACGCCAAAAGTAGTCACTACTTGAAAAATATTCATTCATATAATTCGATGTTTGGTTTTACCTCCATGGGAGGTAAAGTTGATAATAGTGTGAACACCGGTGGTGGTCCTCCTGTATTTCGTTTATACGGGCAAAATTACCACTTAATTGGTAGTTTATTACCAGTAGATGGTTGTGAACCGAAGTTTGCCCAGTTATATGTGTATGATACGGACGATGAGATTAATTACAGAATAACGTCTGTGAG ACAAAGGGATGCTGTGAATAATCTTCATTCAGAGATTGTTAGTGATTTGCAACATATGTTGGATaaagaaaatgtgttagtaaaGTCTTTTCGTATGGCCAAAGAAAAGATTGGGCTTGAAAATCAACCCAATGTAAGTTTGAGGTTGCTTGGTAAGAGAGGTAGGGATGGAAGAACTCATAATCTACCTTCTGTTTCTGAGGTTGCTATGCTTGTCGTTGGGgattttgatgaagctttgggtGACAGAGATATTGTTGTTGTAAAGAAGTCAGGGCAGTTGCAGCGCATTAGTGAACTGCATCCTTCTTATCTTCCACTTCAGTATCCACTTTTGTTTCCTTATGGGGAGGATGGTTATAAAGAAGATATTGGATTTTCTAgaaattcttcttcttcatcaaccCATAGGAAAAGTATTAGTCCTAAAGAATTTTTCGCGTTTCGCTTACATGAAAGAATTTCTGAGTATTCTATTCTTTTATTTGGAAGGCGATTGTTTCAACAGTTTGTCGTTGATGCCTATACGATGATTGAGACTGGTCGTCTTACTTTTGTACGAACCCATCAGAAAAGGTTGCGGGCTGAATTGTATAGTGGTTTAGCAGAAGCTGTTCTTCGTGGTGAGACAGATGGTTCAAGGCATGGGAAACAAATTATCTTGCCTTCCAGTTTTGTTGGTGGAGCTCGATATATGGTTcagaattatcaagatgctatgGCGATCT ttgtGTACACGGTTGAGTTTCAGAAACGTGGATTGCCTCATGCCCATATTTTGCTGTTTTTAAGCAATGAGGACAAACATCCTAAGCCTCAACGCATTGATGAGATAATTTCAGCTGAACTTCCTGACCAAGCAACTGATCCTCACTATCATGAATATGTTAGAGAATTCATGATGCATCGGCCGTGTGGTGTTGTTCGAAAATCATCTCCTTGCATGCTGAACGGACgttgttccaaatattttcCCAAGAAATATCTCGCGGCCACAAACATTGATGATGATGGCTACCCTGCTTACAGACGTAGAGATAATGGTCGTGTTGTTATGAAGGATGGTGTGCCCTTAGATAATAAATATGTTGTTCCACACAATCGTTTTCTTCTTATGAAGTATGGCGGTCATATCAACGTTGAGTGGTGCAATCAGTCGCGATATATTAAGTATTTGTTTAAGTATATAAATAAGGGTTACGACCGTGTGACAACTTCTTTTTTCCAATCTGGTGAGGGTGGTACTGAACGATGTATTGATGAAGTAAGTTTGTACTACGATTGTAGGTATATATCGTCTTGTGAAGCTGCTTGGAGAATATTTGGATTTGAAATTCAATATAAGGATCCTCCTATTGAAAGATTGAGTTTTCATCTTCCAGATCAACAACATGTAGTGTTTGATGAAGCTGATGACTTGGATACTGTTTTGAATCGTAAGACAATTCATGAAAGTAAGTTCTTGGCTTGGATGGAAGCAAATAAGATATATTCTCAAGGTAGGGATCTCACTTATGGTGAATTTCCGACGAAGTTTGTATGGAAGAAGAATCGCTGGGAACCTAGGAAACAAAGATATTCGATTGGAAGGTTGTTTTATGTTGCCCCTGGTTCTGGTGATATGTATTATCACAGATGTTTGTTGAATATTGTTAAAGGAGCTTCTTCATATGAAGACATCAGATGTGTTAATGGTGTTCAGTATGATACATTTAGAGATGCTTGCTTTGCTTTAGGATTGTTGGATGATGATAAGGAATATGTTGATGGAATTGTAGAGGCTTCTTTTTGGGCTTCAGCTCACTCTTTGAGATTGCTCTTTGTGAGTTTGTTAACATCTGAATCTATTTCACGGCCGGACTTTGTTTGGCAAAGATGTTGGAAATATTTGTCTGAAGATGTTCTTTATAACCGCCGGAAATTAACAAATAATCCTG GTATGATCTTGAGTGAGGATGAAATTCAGAATGTTGCATTGGCAGAGATTGAGAAATTGTTGCAAAATCTTGGCAAAACTTTGCGTGATTTCCATGGTTTGCCGTATCCGGATAGTCATTATTTTGAGTCAAGTGAAAATAAGTTGATTGCTGATGAGTTGTGTTATGATCGTGAATGTTTAGCAAGGGAATATTTGGAATCTATCTCTAAATTCACTGGTGAACAACTTTCTGTGCATGACACTATAATGTCGTCTGTGCATTCTAATTATGGaggaatattttttgtttatgggTATGGAGGTACTGGGAAAACTTTCATTTGGAGATCATTGTCTGTAGGGATTCGTTCGAAGGGCGATATTGTTTTAAATGTGGCGTCCAGTGGCATAGCTTCTTTATTATTGCTTGGTGGTAGAACAACTCATTCTCGGTTTAAAATTCCCATTAATGTGAATGAAGATTCTATGTGCAATATTAAACCAGGCGGTGCACTGGCTGAGTTGATTGTGAGAGCTAAGCTTATTATATGGGATGAAGCTCCGATGATTCATAAACATTGCATAGAAGCCGTGGATAGAACTTTAAGAGATATTATGCGTGTTTGCGATGAGTTAAATAGGAACAAACCGTTTGGTGGAAAAACTGTTGTTTTTGGTGGTGACTTTAGACAGATCTTGCCAGTTGTTCCTAAAGGCAGTCGTCAAGATGTTGTGAATGCTACCATTAACTCATCTTATCTTTGGAAGAGTTGCACAGTTTTAAGGCTAACAAAAAATATGAGGCTTTTGAATACAGAAAATGTTCATGAAGCCTCTAAGTTGAAGGAATTTTCCTCTTGGGTTGCTTCTATTGGAGATGGTGTTATTGGTGGTCCAAATGATGGTGAAGTGGCTATTCAACTTCCCATTGACATTGTTTTGCCAAATTCTGGTGATCCTCTTAGAACCATTGTTTCAAATGTCTATCCTTCTTACATGAATCCTGAAGAATTGATTAGTTGTTTGCATGGTCGTGCTATACTTGCTCCTACTTTAGAGGTAGTTGACGAGGTTAACCAATTCATGATATCTTTGGATCAGTCTCAAGGTCGAGTTTACTTTAGTTCTGATAGTATTTCAAACTCTGACTCAACATCAAATGGTCTTGCTGAGATACATTTAGGGTTGAAAGTGTTTTTGAATAAATTGAAGTGTTCTGGTACTCCTAACCATGAATTGTTGTTGAAAGTTGGTACTCCTGTGATGTTGTTGAGGAACATAGACCTGTCAAACGGGTTGTGTAATGGCACAAGATTGATAATTACACGATTAGGTGATTATGTGTTAGAGGGACAGGTATTGGGTGGCCATAATATTGGTCATAAAGTGTTGATTCCTCGAATGTCATTAATACCATCTGATCCGAGATTGCCTTTCAAGTTTCAAAGAAGACAATTTCCTTTGGCTGTGtcgtatgcaatgaccattaacaagagtCAGGGTCAATCACTCTctcatgttggattatttttgaGAAAACCTGTTTTTAATCATGGACAGCTGTATGTTGCTATATCAAGAGTCACAAGTCGTGAAGGTTTGAAGATTTTGGTGTGTAAAGATGAAGTAGATGAAGGCAATGGTGATACCACT GGTTTTGAGGTATGTGATTCTGGACATAAGTTTAAGGGACAGATGCTTAGCAAGGTGAGGCCGAGTGAGAAATAG
- the LOC121766879 gene encoding uncharacterized protein LOC121766879, whose product MGAMFDPRMKLKLVEYDPLSSEDKVNRLKMKFYILYNELKKKGVDASLSKDPQPVEVLFLKLGSLNSWKEINQEKLFCTIWESNVDLYLDQLKKSEGTIPIVIIQFCKRNLFRGEIRISTHFQASKVVINADVKEVKDFRMRIRDDSRFLQQGSVIEGGQRLGGEYDDLQVKSLEDLSCLEEGSCWVFGKIESVECHYGQRSG is encoded by the exons ATGGGGGCCATGTTTGATCCAAGAATGAAGCTGAAACTTGTGGAGTATGATCCTCTTTCAAGTGAGGACAAAGTCAATAGGTTGAAGATGAAATTCTATATTCTATACAATGAGCTTAAGAAAAAAGGTGTTGATGCATCTTTGTCTAAAGATCCTCAACCAGTGGAAGTTCTATTTCTGAAGTTGGGGAGTCTAAATTCATGGAAGGA aatAAATCAAGAGAAACTATTTTGCACAATATGGGAGTCAAATGTTGACTTATACCTGGATCAACTGAAAAAGAGTGAAGGAACAATTCCAATTGTTATTATTCAGTTTTGCAAGCGCAATCTATTTAGAG GTGAAATTCGCATTTCTACACATTTTCAAGCTTCTAAGGTTGTGATCAATGCTGATGTTAAAGAAGTGAAAGATTTTAGGATGAG aaTAAGAGATGATAGCAGATTTCTTCAGCAAGGTTCTGTCATTGAAGGAGGACAAAGGCTTGGTGGTGAATATGATGATCTACAAGTGAAGTCCCTTGAGGATTTGTCTTGCCTAGAG GAAGGTTCATGTTGGGTGTTTGGTAAAATTGAGTCAGTTGAGTGCCATTATG GTCAGAGAAGTGGATAA